A genomic segment from Carassius auratus strain Wakin chromosome 25, ASM336829v1, whole genome shotgun sequence encodes:
- the c2cd4a gene encoding C2 calcium-dependent domain-containing protein 4A, translating to MWVVEKIRVSVERTNLPLPIAEYSFKIGDIMFGDKTSIDKSKKVLLCPNIITPDTIPEFCIPPKISTPVEGKCMEQGRQTPCIRVSLCDRGSPKKEVIARELSNNHIIQVESVDDGPFDNGCSDEETTNADPQSQAALSLPHLAKAQTCYGFCTLLESPHTRRKESLFHNDPNSSGIPLVLPRSRSNTCSKSASPILKSSSSPSSFSLNTLASRLSPKGFTLHRQGTLDSDTTSSAESSPFSSPLLNRCPPKPSLLKALNHEKLLYRNLRKVAMSRNNSLSTDEGSSTDNSPNIMRRASEGLVEPLPCGFGLAPPAIFPMDLVLHRERVMKENLVPVGRDGTLRLSAEYCPENQRLRVRLISAEGLYALSVDPKSINCSVSLSLMPGKVQKQRSTVIRKSRNPIFNEDFFFDGITEDDLCQRWLRFKVVNKMSSMKRDYILGNCDLPLTSIVTL from the coding sequence ATGTGGGTGGTAGAGAAGATCCGAGTGTCCGTCGAGAGGACCAACCTGCCACTTCCCATAGCGGAATACAGCTTCAAAATCGGTGACATCATGTTCGGAGACAAGACATCCATTGACAAATCCAAGAAAGTCTTGCTGTGTCCCAACATCATTACCCCGGACACTATCCCCGAGTTCTGCATTCCCCCCAAGATCTCAACCCCAGTTGAGGGCAAGTGTATGGAGCAGGGGAGGCAGACTCCATGTATCCGAGTGTCTCTGTGTGACAGAGGAAGTCCAAAGAAGGAAGTCATTGCCCGAGAGCTTTCCAATAACCATATAATCCAGGTGGAGAGTGTTGATGATGGGCCGTTTGACAACGGCTGTAGTGATGAGGAAACCACCAATGCTGATCCTCAAAGCCAGGCTGCACTTTCCCTGCCCCACTTAGCTAAAGCTCAAACCTGCTACGGCTTTTGCACCTTGCTTGAAAGTCCCCACACCAGGCGAAAGGAGTCCCTTTTCCACAACGACCCCAACTCGAGTGGAATCCCCTTGGTTCTTCCGCGAAGTAGATCAAACACTTGCTCCAAATCAGCTTCCCCCATTTTGAAATCTTCATCCTCCCCTTCTTCCTTCAGCCTGAATACTCTTGCTTCTAGACTTTCTCCGAAAGGCTTCACTTTGCACCGACAGGGAACTCTAGATAGTGATACCACCTCCTCAGCAGAGTCCTCCCCTTTCAGTTCTCCTCTCCTGAACAGATGCCCACCAAAACCTTCTCTCCTCAAAGCACTTAACCATGAGAAACTACTCTACCGCAACCTCCGGAAGGTTGCCATGTCCAGAAACAATTCCCTATCAACGGATGAGGGTAGCTCCACGGACAACAGCCCCAATATAATGAGAAGAGCATCCGAAGGCCTTGTTGAACCTCTCCCATGTGGATTCGGCTTGGCGCCTCCGGCTATCTTCCCCATGGACTTAGTTCTGCACCGGGAGAGGGTGATGAAGGAGAATCTGGTGCCCGTAGGAAGGGACGGTACCTTGCGGCTGTCGGCGGAGTACTGCCCTGAAAACCAGAGACTGCGTGTCCGCCTCATAAGTGCGGAAGGCCTGTACGCTCTGTCAGTGGACCCTAAAAGCATTAACTGCAGCGTCAGTCTCTCTCTTATGCCTGGAAAAGTCCAGAAACAGCGCAGCACGGTCATTAGGAAAAGCCGCAATCCAATCTTTAATGAGGACTTTTTCTTTGACGGTATAACGGAGGATGATCTCTGCCAGAGGTGGCTCCGTTTTAAAGTCGTTAACAAGATGTCCAGCATGAAAAGAGACTATATTTTGGGCAACTGTGATCTTCCTCTCACTAGCATTGTCACATTATAA